One Elgaria multicarinata webbii isolate HBS135686 ecotype San Diego chromosome 6, rElgMul1.1.pri, whole genome shotgun sequence DNA segment encodes these proteins:
- the LOC134400416 gene encoding interferon alpha-5-like, with the protein MATMALHQIGLMLLLVPGIVTLDCNEIVQSQKTENGKTIKLLEAIGGGQQLPLECFYEMPDFGFPGERVLRSSKEDARAAIVFILEQIQGVFWHNFTQADWNVSVADLFQKVVDQQMIQWKKCSVAETGEEATFKDPRLRLRLKRYFIKIHTFLKTEEYSLCAWEAVRSNVLSDFIVLDQLLKSLHN; encoded by the coding sequence ATGGCCACTATGGCTCTGCATCAAATTGGCCTCATGCTCCTGCTTGTGCCTGGAATCGTAACTCTGGACTGTAATGAGATTGTGCAGTCTCAAAAGACTGAGAACGGGAAGACCATAAAGCTCCTGGAAGCCATAGGAGGTGGACAACAGCTTCCTCTCGAGTGCTTCTATGAAATGCCAGACTTTGGCTTCCCCGGGGAAAGAGTCCTCAGGTCCAGCAAAGAAGATGCAAGAGCAGCAATAGTGTTTATCCTTGAGCAGATCCAAGGCGTATTTTGGCACAACTTCACCCAAGCTGATTGGAACGTGTCAGTCGCAGATCTTTTCCAAAAGGTCGTGGACCAACAAATGATACAGTGGAAGAAGTGCTCTGTGGCTGAGACCGGGGAGGAGGCAACATTTAAAGATCCCCGGCTAAGACTCAGACTGAAGAGGTACTTTATCAAAATCCACACGTTCCTGAAAACCGAAGAATACAGCCTTTGTGCCTGGGAGGCTGTGAGAAGCAACGTTTTGAGCGATTTCATTGTTCTTGATCAACTTCTGAAAAGTCTTCATAACTAG